One stretch of Aeromicrobium fastidiosum DNA includes these proteins:
- a CDS encoding fasciclin domain-containing protein: protein MRTTTKSFAVAAVASLALFTAACGSSDSEGDASAPADDTATSAAPSDDSSAADPAADLVGPGCADYAKAVPDGKGSVSGMSQDPVATAASNNPLLTTLVKAVSGQVNPDVDLVDTLNGGEFTVFAPVDDAFAKIPADTIDTLAKEAGGTTLSSILTYHVIPERIAPADIDGTFKTVNGADLTITGSGDDIKVGDQASVICGGVQTANATVYLIDTVLMPPAA, encoded by the coding sequence ATGCGCACCACCACCAAGAGCTTCGCCGTCGCGGCGGTCGCTTCGCTGGCACTGTTCACTGCTGCTTGCGGTTCGAGCGACTCCGAGGGTGACGCGTCCGCTCCGGCCGACGACACGGCCACCTCGGCCGCTCCCTCCGACGACTCCTCGGCTGCCGACCCGGCTGCCGACCTTGTCGGACCCGGCTGCGCCGACTACGCGAAGGCCGTCCCGGACGGCAAGGGCTCCGTCAGCGGCATGTCGCAGGACCCGGTCGCCACGGCCGCCAGCAACAACCCGCTGCTGACCACGCTCGTCAAGGCCGTCAGCGGCCAGGTCAACCCCGACGTCGACCTGGTCGACACCCTCAACGGCGGCGAGTTCACCGTGTTCGCGCCGGTCGACGACGCGTTCGCGAAGATCCCGGCCGACACGATCGACACCCTCGCCAAGGAGGCCGGCGGCACGACGCTGTCCAGCATCCTGACGTACCACGTGATCCCCGAGCGCATCGCGCCCGCGGACATCGACGGCACGTTCAAGACCGTCAACGGCGCCGACCTGACCATCACGGGTTCGGGCGACGACATCAAGGTCGGCGACCAGGCGTCCGTCATCTGCGGCGGCGTCCAGACCGCCAACGCGACCGTCTACCTGATCGACACGGTCCTCATGCCGCCCGCGGCCTGA
- a CDS encoding family 2 glycosyl transferase, protein MADTRARLCLTMIVKDEAGIIERCLAAAAPWIDAYAIHDTGSSDATADIVSSFFERHGIPGEVTHGRFEDFAQARNESLTAARSTAAAHGADYLLLCDADMELVVEDSAFRDSLTADAYLLGQRSSGLHYANVRLVRAGATAQYVGVTHEYVDIGSAPRPALDGAWFRDHAEGSSRAVKFERDLALLERGLLAEPENARYVFYRAQTLRDLGRNREAVAAYEHRASLGGWEEEVWYSLLQTAMLRERLADSAPEVLAAYLTAFERRPGRAETLVELARHLRESGRHELAHVFATRAVQLTATDDILFVAQDNYGWRARDELSVSSYWVGRYADSAALAETVLADPQLPPDERPRVEQNLALASAAVG, encoded by the coding sequence GTGGCTGACACCCGAGCCAGGCTCTGCCTGACCATGATCGTCAAGGACGAGGCCGGCATCATCGAGCGCTGCCTCGCGGCCGCGGCTCCATGGATCGACGCCTACGCCATCCACGACACCGGCTCGTCCGACGCGACGGCAGACATCGTCTCGTCGTTCTTCGAACGCCACGGCATACCGGGCGAGGTGACCCACGGCCGCTTCGAGGACTTCGCGCAGGCTCGCAACGAGTCCCTCACGGCAGCGCGCAGCACCGCCGCAGCGCACGGTGCCGACTACCTCCTGCTGTGTGACGCCGACATGGAGCTCGTGGTCGAGGACTCGGCCTTCCGCGACTCGCTGACCGCGGACGCGTACCTTCTCGGCCAGCGATCCAGCGGCCTCCACTACGCCAACGTGAGGCTCGTGCGCGCCGGCGCGACCGCGCAGTACGTCGGCGTCACTCACGAGTACGTCGACATCGGCTCTGCCCCGCGTCCGGCCCTCGACGGTGCCTGGTTCCGGGACCATGCGGAAGGCTCCAGCCGCGCGGTCAAGTTCGAGCGCGACCTCGCACTGCTGGAGCGGGGCCTCCTCGCCGAGCCGGAGAACGCCCGCTACGTCTTCTACCGGGCGCAGACCTTGCGCGACCTCGGCCGGAACCGGGAGGCCGTGGCCGCCTACGAGCATCGGGCATCCCTGGGGGGCTGGGAGGAGGAGGTCTGGTACTCGCTGCTCCAGACGGCGATGCTGCGCGAGCGACTCGCGGACAGCGCTCCGGAGGTGCTCGCGGCCTACCTGACGGCGTTCGAACGCCGGCCCGGGCGCGCCGAGACCCTCGTCGAGCTGGCCCGTCACCTGCGCGAGAGTGGCCGCCACGAGCTGGCGCACGTCTTCGCGACCCGCGCGGTCCAGCTCACAGCGACGGACGACATCCTCTTCGTTGCCCAGGACAACTACGGCTGGCGCGCGCGCGACGAACTCTCGGTCTCGAGCTACTGGGTGGGCAGGTACGCCGACTCCGCCGCGCTCGCGGAGACCGTACTGGCGGATCCGCAGCTGCCGCCCGACGAGCGTCCTCGCGTCGAGCAGAACCTCGCCCTGGCAAGCGCAGCCGTAGGATGA
- a CDS encoding histidine phosphatase family protein produces the protein MGSIHLVRHGQASFGAADYDQLSELGHEQSTSLGTSWEASVWAPTAAVAGGMKRHAQTAIAAIDACGQGDGYDVDAGWDEYDHLALARAQDSTAMGSDSKAFQRTLNVAITGWMAGEPGAGEPYVAFRDRVLAAFDAVVSQATSGQQIAVFTSGGPIALVASHLLAGDDSLFQRINDVVINAGVTTVIVGAGGARLLAFNETGHLPRDMVTFR, from the coding sequence ATGGGTTCCATCCACCTCGTCCGGCACGGCCAGGCCTCGTTCGGGGCGGCCGACTACGACCAGCTGTCCGAGCTGGGCCACGAGCAGTCGACCTCGCTCGGCACCTCCTGGGAGGCGTCCGTGTGGGCCCCGACCGCGGCCGTCGCGGGCGGCATGAAGCGCCATGCGCAGACGGCGATCGCCGCGATCGACGCGTGCGGCCAGGGCGACGGCTACGACGTCGACGCCGGGTGGGACGAGTACGACCACCTCGCGCTCGCGCGGGCGCAGGACTCCACCGCGATGGGGTCCGACAGCAAGGCGTTCCAGCGCACGCTCAACGTGGCCATCACGGGGTGGATGGCCGGGGAGCCCGGTGCCGGGGAGCCCTACGTCGCGTTCCGCGATCGGGTCCTGGCCGCGTTCGATGCCGTGGTGTCGCAGGCGACCTCGGGTCAGCAGATCGCGGTGTTCACGTCGGGCGGTCCGATCGCGCTCGTCGCGTCGCACCTGCTGGCCGGCGACGACTCCCTGTTCCAGCGCATCAACGACGTCGTGATCAACGCCGGCGTCACGACCGTCATCGTCGGGGCCGGGGGTGCGCGGCTGCTGGCGTTCAACGAGACGGGTCATCTGCCGCGCGACATGGTGACCTTCCGCTAG
- a CDS encoding SDR family NAD(P)-dependent oxidoreductase, whose translation MTIASGSRALITGGASGLGLALVQQLAARGCRVLASDVHADVPDVLRDLENVDYLRLDVTQDADWSVARDWVVEHWDGLDLLFNNAGVAAGGRIELTEMDQWQWIVDINLLGVARGCRTFAPMFKAQRSGHIVNTSSAAGLIHPPRMSEYNAVKAAVVALSETLKHELAPYDVKVSVVCPTFFKTNLTASMRGKDEAAQRSAAKLIDRSQVTADDIATTVLKAVSAGRHIILTDRQGVMAYAAKRFARPVYDQMMRRASFRMAAKD comes from the coding sequence ATGACGATCGCCTCCGGCTCCCGAGCCCTCATCACCGGGGGTGCCTCCGGCCTCGGCCTGGCCCTGGTCCAGCAGCTGGCCGCGCGGGGGTGCCGTGTGCTCGCCAGTGACGTCCACGCCGACGTGCCGGACGTCCTCCGCGATCTCGAGAACGTCGACTACCTGCGCCTCGACGTGACGCAGGACGCCGACTGGTCCGTCGCACGCGACTGGGTCGTCGAGCACTGGGACGGCCTCGACCTGCTGTTCAACAACGCGGGCGTCGCCGCGGGTGGACGCATCGAGCTGACCGAGATGGACCAGTGGCAGTGGATCGTCGACATCAACCTGCTGGGCGTCGCCCGGGGCTGCCGCACGTTCGCCCCGATGTTCAAGGCCCAGCGCAGCGGCCACATCGTCAACACGTCGTCGGCGGCGGGCCTCATCCACCCGCCGCGCATGAGCGAGTACAACGCGGTCAAGGCCGCGGTGGTCGCGCTCAGCGAGACCCTCAAGCACGAGCTCGCGCCATACGACGTCAAGGTCTCGGTGGTCTGCCCGACGTTCTTCAAGACCAACCTCACGGCGTCGATGCGCGGCAAGGACGAGGCAGCTCAGCGGTCGGCGGCCAAGCTCATCGACCGCTCGCAGGTCACGGCCGACGACATCGCGACCACGGTGCTGAAGGCCGTCTCTGCTGGACGGCACATCATCCTGACCGACCGGCAGGGCGTCATGGCCTACGCGGCCAAGCGGTTCGCCCGACCCGTGTACGACCAGATGATGCGGCGCGCCTCGTTCCGCATGGCTGCGAAGGACTGA
- a CDS encoding tetratricopeptide repeat protein yields MTRPRLAALALLSILVISGCSGGSDDGPSSSGTSTASPSAADTLVQTGLEQLQKGDDAKAQATFENVLALDTDNVYGHYNLGLLAQRAGNNTLAIKHYDAALKADPAFSSALYNKAIILEPDDLDASVELYRRAVAADPELAAAHMRLGFALLHLGKKAEAEKHLATGVKLDPSMVDVKAPSYD; encoded by the coding sequence GTGACCCGTCCTCGGCTTGCCGCTCTCGCGCTGCTCAGCATCCTCGTCATCAGCGGATGCAGCGGCGGCTCGGACGACGGCCCATCGTCGTCAGGTACGTCCACGGCAAGCCCCTCAGCAGCGGACACCCTGGTGCAGACCGGCCTCGAGCAGCTCCAGAAGGGCGATGACGCCAAGGCCCAGGCCACGTTCGAGAACGTGCTCGCGCTCGACACCGACAATGTCTACGGCCACTACAACCTCGGCCTGCTGGCTCAGCGCGCAGGCAACAACACTCTCGCGATCAAGCACTACGACGCGGCGCTGAAGGCGGATCCGGCGTTCTCGTCGGCGCTGTACAACAAGGCCATCATCCTCGAACCCGATGATCTCGACGCCTCCGTCGAGCTGTACCGGCGAGCCGTTGCCGCGGACCCTGAGCTCGCAGCCGCCCACATGCGACTGGGCTTCGCGCTCCTGCACCTGGGCAAGAAGGCCGAGGCCGAGAAGCACCTCGCAACCGGCGTGAAGCTGGACCCGTCGATGGTCGACGTCAAGGCTCCGTCGTACGACTGA
- a CDS encoding variant leucine-rich repeat-containing protein, protein MASADMIRESQDPSTTAARLAELAQLDRGLWTSIAVHPAAYPALLEWLGQQGDPTVDAVLELRSGSPATAAAPAGPPPPPADTPSAHVGHASVPPVNNEVSSTHGSAGDGSKNVWVVGGMIAVVLVLIGGIAFGATKVFGGDDDKDEASPSQTVDAPKPSAPPTVTRPTLDSPTLDSPTLGSPSSSSSLALFCEGFKSLVSVITANPDAKPGSGPVKSMVSILDNVERFAPAEVKSDVGIMATYFRTLSDPNAFDGTPPAELTAAQKRAADYYTANCR, encoded by the coding sequence ATGGCGTCAGCCGACATGATCCGCGAGTCACAGGACCCGTCCACCACAGCCGCGCGGCTGGCCGAGCTGGCCCAGCTCGACCGCGGCCTGTGGACATCCATCGCGGTGCACCCCGCGGCCTATCCTGCGCTGCTCGAGTGGCTCGGGCAGCAGGGCGATCCGACGGTCGACGCCGTGCTGGAGCTGCGTTCCGGGTCACCTGCCACCGCAGCCGCACCGGCAGGGCCACCGCCGCCACCAGCCGATACACCCAGCGCGCACGTGGGTCACGCCTCCGTCCCGCCCGTCAACAACGAGGTCTCGTCGACGCACGGCTCAGCAGGCGACGGCAGCAAGAACGTCTGGGTCGTCGGTGGCATGATCGCCGTCGTCCTCGTCCTGATCGGCGGCATCGCATTCGGTGCCACGAAGGTCTTCGGCGGAGACGACGACAAGGACGAGGCGTCGCCATCACAGACGGTCGACGCGCCCAAGCCGTCCGCCCCGCCGACAGTGACCCGACCCACCCTGGACTCGCCCACCCTCGACTCGCCCACGCTGGGCTCACCTTCGTCCAGCTCGTCCCTGGCGTTGTTCTGCGAGGGATTCAAGTCCTTGGTGAGCGTCATCACCGCCAATCCCGACGCCAAGCCGGGCTCTGGCCCCGTCAAGTCGATGGTCAGCATCCTCGACAACGTCGAACGCTTTGCGCCCGCCGAGGTCAAGAGCGATGTCGGCATCATGGCCACCTACTTCAGAACATTGAGCGATCCCAACGCATTCGACGGCACTCCCCCCGCCGAGCTCACCGCTGCACAGAAACGGGCCGCGGACTACTACACGGCCAACTGCAGGTAG
- a CDS encoding ABC transporter permease, which yields MTTDAGQRMDTKVAAALGTGVRPAPASPIASSLTFGWRALLKIKHVPEQLFDVTMFPIMFTLMFTFIFGGAIAGSPQDYLPYLAPGILVQTVVMITMYTAMTINNDIEKGVFDRIRSLPVWRPSLLVGSLLGDTLRYSMASTIIIAMTLLLGYRPAGGVTGVVAAVALLLIFCFSLSWIWTLLGFKLRTPNAVMGVSMMVLFPLTFLSNVFVSPDTMPDVLRSVVNVNPVTILVDAARSLMDGRADGGAIVTVLIMSAVLVAVFGPLTMRVFANKS from the coding sequence ATGACGACCGACGCCGGACAGCGGATGGACACCAAGGTCGCCGCGGCACTCGGGACGGGCGTTCGGCCCGCCCCCGCGTCGCCGATCGCCTCGTCGCTGACGTTCGGCTGGCGCGCCCTGCTCAAGATCAAGCACGTCCCGGAGCAGCTCTTCGACGTGACGATGTTCCCCATCATGTTCACGCTGATGTTCACGTTCATCTTCGGCGGCGCGATCGCGGGCTCTCCGCAGGACTACCTGCCCTATCTCGCGCCCGGAATCCTCGTGCAGACCGTCGTGATGATCACGATGTACACCGCGATGACGATCAACAACGACATCGAGAAGGGCGTGTTCGACCGCATCCGCTCGCTGCCGGTGTGGCGACCGTCCCTGCTCGTGGGCTCCCTGCTCGGCGACACCCTGCGCTACTCCATGGCGTCGACGATCATCATCGCCATGACGCTGCTGCTGGGATACCGTCCGGCCGGCGGGGTCACGGGCGTCGTCGCCGCGGTGGCGCTGCTCCTGATCTTCTGCTTCAGCCTCAGCTGGATCTGGACGCTCCTGGGCTTCAAGCTGCGCACGCCCAACGCGGTGATGGGCGTCAGCATGATGGTGCTCTTCCCGCTGACGTTCCTGTCCAACGTCTTCGTGTCGCCCGACACGATGCCCGACGTGTTGCGGAGCGTCGTCAACGTCAACCCCGTCACGATCCTGGTCGACGCGGCACGCAGCCTCATGGACGGCCGCGCCGACGGCGGGGCCATCGTGACGGTGCTGATCATGTCGGCGGTGCTGGTCGCGGTCTTCGGGCCGCTGACGATGCGGGTGTTCGCCAACAAGAGCTGA
- a CDS encoding molybdopterin-dependent oxidoreductase — MNTTTQTRASAPWWAGAIAGFLAAASGVAVGTGVAALLQGVPSPIESVGNRAIDYAPPFLKEFAVKQFGTADKPILIGGVVATLALFAIVAGVIGRKKPRVAIIAVALLGALAIAAAAIDRTTTASRALTLVPSVITLVVSLAALLVLLANLRGREEAAAAHPLGLGRRGFLKASLGVTALVVIGGAVGQIFGNAAAAASRAGIRLPRAAKPAPAVPAGAQVEIEGVSEFVTPNRDFYRVDTALRIPDVPADGWNLRIHGMVDKELNLSFRDLMDMELEEHRVTLTCVSNEVGGPYVGNALWLGIRTATLLEMAGVQDGADAIKSTSADRWTAGTPIEAVTDDRNAMVAIGMNGQPLPLAHGFPARLVVPGLYGFVSATKWLTDIEVTKFSDFKGYWTTRDYTALAPIKFSSRIDVPKSFQAFPADKVRMGGVAWSQTVGIEKVELSIDKGDWFEAELAAEDNVETWRQWSYVWDEATAGIHSVQVRATNKNGETQTSERAPIRPNGTTGWQSVQFRVE; from the coding sequence GTGAACACGACGACGCAGACCCGGGCCTCAGCGCCATGGTGGGCCGGAGCCATCGCAGGCTTCCTGGCCGCCGCCTCGGGCGTCGCCGTGGGCACGGGGGTGGCAGCCCTCCTGCAGGGCGTCCCCTCGCCGATCGAGTCGGTCGGCAACCGGGCGATCGACTACGCGCCGCCGTTCCTCAAGGAGTTCGCGGTCAAGCAGTTCGGCACCGCCGACAAGCCGATCCTGATCGGTGGAGTCGTCGCGACGCTGGCGCTGTTTGCGATCGTCGCCGGCGTCATCGGCCGCAAGAAGCCGCGGGTCGCGATCATCGCCGTGGCCCTGCTGGGCGCGCTGGCCATCGCCGCTGCCGCGATCGACCGCACCACGACCGCGAGCCGCGCGCTCACGCTCGTCCCCTCGGTCATCACCCTCGTCGTCTCGCTCGCTGCGCTGCTCGTGCTGCTGGCCAACCTGCGCGGCCGCGAGGAGGCCGCGGCGGCGCACCCGCTGGGTCTCGGACGTCGAGGATTCCTCAAGGCCTCTCTCGGCGTGACGGCCCTGGTCGTCATCGGTGGCGCGGTCGGCCAGATCTTCGGCAACGCGGCCGCTGCCGCTTCTCGTGCGGGCATCCGTCTGCCACGGGCCGCCAAGCCTGCACCCGCGGTGCCGGCAGGTGCCCAGGTCGAGATCGAGGGCGTCAGCGAGTTCGTCACCCCCAACCGCGACTTCTACCGCGTCGACACCGCGCTGCGCATCCCCGACGTGCCGGCCGACGGCTGGAACCTGCGCATCCACGGCATGGTCGACAAGGAGCTCAACCTCTCCTTCCGCGACCTGATGGACATGGAGCTCGAGGAGCACCGCGTCACCCTGACGTGCGTCTCCAACGAGGTCGGCGGTCCCTACGTCGGCAACGCCCTGTGGCTCGGCATCCGCACCGCGACGCTGCTCGAGATGGCGGGCGTGCAGGACGGTGCCGACGCCATCAAGTCGACGAGCGCCGACCGTTGGACCGCGGGCACCCCGATCGAGGCCGTCACCGACGACCGCAACGCGATGGTCGCGATCGGCATGAACGGTCAGCCGCTCCCGCTGGCCCACGGCTTCCCGGCGCGGCTCGTCGTGCCCGGTCTCTACGGCTTCGTCTCGGCGACCAAGTGGCTGACCGACATCGAGGTCACGAAGTTCTCGGACTTCAAGGGCTACTGGACGACGCGCGACTACACCGCGCTGGCTCCCATCAAGTTCTCGTCGCGGATCGACGTCCCCAAGTCTTTCCAGGCCTTCCCGGCCGACAAGGTCCGCATGGGCGGCGTCGCCTGGTCGCAGACCGTCGGCATCGAGAAGGTCGAGCTCAGCATCGACAAGGGCGACTGGTTCGAGGCCGAGCTCGCCGCCGAGGACAACGTCGAGACCTGGCGCCAGTGGTCGTACGTGTGGGACGAGGCCACGGCCGGCATCCACAGCGTCCAGGTGCGGGCCACCAACAAGAACGGCGAGACACAGACTTCCGAGCGGGCACCGATTCGCCCGAACGGGACGACCGGCTGGCAGAGCGTCCAGTTCCGCGTCGAGTAA
- a CDS encoding variant leucine-rich repeat-containing protein → MTSDDTIRESQDPSTTGARLAELAQLDRGLWTSIAVHPAAYPALLEWLGQQGDPTVDAVLALRSGSPAAAPAPAGPPPSGAPTAPAGHTAVPPTSNPSTSTPGSTSGNGKNLWIVLGMVAVVLVLIGGIAFGATKVFGGDDDKDEASPSQTVGAPSDDAPDSSDSPAPSDPPTVDSNIPFCTGFQSAQRAVAGAESDAPGSAAAAAKARATASIFRNIEATAPAEVKSDVGILADYFEAASDPSTIDPSTITERAREFGDAARRLSSYYRSNCT, encoded by the coding sequence ATGACATCGGATGACACGATCCGCGAATCGCAGGATCCCTCGACCACAGGCGCGCGGCTGGCCGAGCTGGCCCAGCTCGACCGCGGCCTGTGGACATCCATCGCGGTGCACCCCGCGGCCTATCCTGCGCTGCTCGAGTGGCTCGGGCAACAGGGCGATCCGACGGTCGACGCCGTGCTGGCGCTGCGTTCCGGGTCACCGGCCGCTGCACCCGCACCGGCAGGGCCACCGCCCTCCGGGGCTCCCACCGCGCCCGCGGGCCACACCGCCGTCCCCCCCACCAGCAACCCGAGCACGTCGACACCCGGCTCGACCAGCGGCAACGGCAAGAACCTCTGGATCGTGCTCGGCATGGTCGCGGTCGTCCTGGTCCTGATCGGCGGCATCGCATTCGGCGCCACGAAGGTCTTCGGCGGAGACGACGACAAGGACGAGGCCTCGCCGTCCCAGACCGTCGGCGCGCCCTCCGACGACGCGCCCGACTCATCCGACTCGCCCGCGCCGTCCGACCCGCCCACCGTGGACTCCAACATCCCGTTCTGCACGGGGTTCCAGTCGGCGCAGCGTGCCGTAGCCGGAGCCGAGAGCGACGCGCCGGGCTCTGCCGCCGCTGCCGCCAAGGCCAGGGCCACAGCCAGCATCTTCCGCAACATCGAGGCCACGGCCCCCGCGGAGGTCAAGAGCGATGTCGGCATCCTGGCTGACTACTTCGAGGCCGCGAGCGATCCCAGCACGATCGACCCGTCCACGATCACCGAGCGCGCCAGGGAGTTCGGCGACGCAGCGAGGAGGCTCTCGTCCTACTACCGGTCCAACTGCACGTAG
- a CDS encoding SDR family oxidoreductase, whose product MRTNVLITGASSGLGAGMARILAAKGHHLALTARRVDRLEALRDELLAAHPDIEVVVHALDVNDHDQVFAVFKRVITDLGGIDRVIVNAGLGKGGRIGTGTFHANKQTAETNFIAALAQCEAAMEHFYERKSGHLVVISSMSAMRGMPGSMTTYAATKAGIAMLAEGIRADLMGRKGLDIKVTTLYPGYIASEMNDGVEQESRMMVDTETGCRALVAKIEAEVVDAAVPTWPWAPLGQVLKHAPLGIVRRLV is encoded by the coding sequence GTGCGCACCAACGTCCTCATCACGGGAGCCAGCTCGGGTCTGGGTGCCGGCATGGCTCGCATCCTGGCCGCCAAGGGGCACCACCTCGCGCTGACGGCCCGCCGCGTCGACCGGCTCGAGGCGCTGCGCGACGAGCTGCTCGCGGCGCACCCCGACATCGAGGTCGTCGTCCACGCCCTCGACGTCAACGACCACGACCAGGTCTTCGCGGTGTTCAAGCGGGTCATCACCGACCTGGGCGGCATCGACCGGGTCATCGTCAATGCGGGCCTCGGCAAGGGCGGACGCATCGGCACCGGCACGTTCCACGCCAACAAGCAGACCGCCGAGACCAACTTCATCGCGGCGCTCGCCCAGTGCGAGGCCGCCATGGAGCACTTCTACGAGCGCAAGTCCGGCCACCTCGTCGTGATCTCGTCGATGTCGGCGATGCGCGGCATGCCGGGATCGATGACGACGTACGCCGCGACCAAGGCCGGCATCGCGATGCTCGCCGAGGGCATCCGCGCCGACCTGATGGGGCGCAAGGGGCTCGACATCAAGGTCACGACGCTCTACCCCGGCTACATCGCCTCGGAGATGAACGACGGTGTCGAGCAGGAGTCGCGCATGATGGTCGACACCGAGACGGGATGCCGCGCGCTCGTCGCCAAGATCGAGGCCGAGGTCGTCGACGCCGCGGTGCCGACGTGGCCGTGGGCCCCCCTCGGACAGGTGCTCAAGCACGCCCCGCTGGGCATCGTCCGCCGCCTGGTCTGA
- a CDS encoding cupin domain-containing protein: MTTTTTPVTQLQVVDTTSAPWGKLPIPELGVELDVLPLIDDPDTGMSVIKIVYPAGHVTTWHTHPCAHGIYVLEGILMTHDGEYGPGSFVWFPEGGKMQHGATPTESVTFLFIVNKPFAIDFCDAPQGPCDV; encoded by the coding sequence ATGACCACCACAACCACTCCGGTCACCCAGCTGCAGGTGGTCGACACCACGAGCGCTCCGTGGGGAAAGCTGCCGATCCCCGAGCTCGGCGTCGAGCTCGACGTGCTCCCGCTCATCGACGATCCGGACACCGGCATGTCGGTCATCAAGATCGTCTACCCGGCCGGTCACGTGACCACGTGGCACACGCACCCCTGCGCCCACGGCATCTACGTCCTGGAGGGCATCCTCATGACGCATGACGGCGAGTACGGGCCCGGGTCGTTCGTCTGGTTCCCCGAGGGAGGGAAGATGCAGCACGGCGCGACTCCCACCGAGAGCGTCACCTTCTTGTTCATCGTCAACAAGCCCTTCGCGATCGACTTCTGCGACGCACCCCAGGGGCCGTGCGACGTGTGA
- a CDS encoding ATP-binding cassette domain-containing protein, which yields MELAIETHGLVKAFGDNRAVDGVDLRVPAGGVYGVLGPNGAGKTTTIRMLATLLRPTGGTALVLGHDVVAEASTVRSKVAMTGQFASLDEDLTGTENLVMLGRLYGFSWQQSRERSAELLDAFDLTDAADRQVKKYSGGMRRRIDIAGSIVVRPDLMFLDEPTTGLDPRSRNQVWDIVRALVSAGTTVLLTTQYLDEADQLADRIAVIDRGRVIAEGTSGELKASVGSGALHVRVGDASRRDEAARLLEASLSGEATATGDLTGLTMRVADPTAVPAALARLHDHGIVTTEFSLGQPSLDEVFLALTGEPVPDEENQPTEEVTA from the coding sequence ATGGAGCTGGCGATCGAGACCCACGGCCTGGTCAAGGCCTTCGGCGACAACCGCGCCGTCGACGGGGTCGACCTGCGGGTGCCGGCCGGCGGCGTCTACGGCGTGCTCGGACCCAACGGAGCCGGCAAGACCACGACGATCCGCATGCTCGCGACACTGCTGCGGCCGACCGGCGGCACGGCCCTCGTGCTGGGGCACGACGTCGTCGCCGAGGCGTCCACGGTGCGCTCCAAGGTGGCGATGACGGGCCAGTTCGCGTCGCTCGACGAAGACCTGACCGGCACGGAGAACCTCGTGATGCTGGGCCGGCTCTACGGGTTCAGCTGGCAGCAGTCGCGCGAGCGCTCGGCCGAGCTGCTCGACGCCTTCGACCTGACCGATGCCGCCGACCGGCAGGTCAAGAAGTACTCCGGCGGTATGCGGCGACGCATCGACATCGCCGGCAGCATCGTGGTGCGCCCCGATCTCATGTTCCTCGACGAGCCCACGACCGGTCTCGACCCGCGCAGCCGCAACCAGGTGTGGGACATCGTCCGCGCACTCGTGTCGGCCGGCACGACGGTGCTGCTCACGACGCAGTACCTCGACGAGGCCGATCAGCTGGCCGACCGCATCGCCGTCATCGACCGGGGCAGGGTCATCGCCGAGGGCACGAGCGGCGAGCTCAAGGCGTCCGTCGGCAGTGGAGCGCTGCACGTGCGGGTCGGCGACGCGTCGCGGCGTGACGAGGCAGCCCGGTTGCTCGAGGCGTCCCTCTCGGGCGAAGCCACCGCGACCGGCGACCTGACGGGCCTGACGATGCGTGTCGCCGACCCGACGGCCGTCCCGGCGGCGCTGGCGCGGCTGCACGACCACGGCATCGTCACGACCGAGTTCTCGCTGGGGCAGCCGAGTCTCGACGAGGTCTTCCTGGCACTGACCGGCGAGCCCGTCCCCGACGAGGAGAACCAGCCGACCGAGGAGGTCACGGCATGA